Genomic DNA from Hyperolius riggenbachi isolate aHypRig1 chromosome 10, aHypRig1.pri, whole genome shotgun sequence:
ttgtgtaatgttgtccagttcctggagctctacacatccatgcagatagatcATTCAGGTACAACCACTttctgaaagcgctgccatgtctcccactgtacatattgaacgtaagtatacttgtggctagctgcattcattgcttcaatCCGTATTCAAATTTTTTTAGATTCGAATTAGTACAtcattgcatctgttttgcattcaaggcatgtatttagtccCAGTGggactctgcatgcctctgttggttttcatttcaggtgcagccttgagtgCTGTCGTTTGTCTGCCTGCTTGAAACAGTACCTATAACCTGTCAGTTTTGCTGATTTtcctggcttcagtagtgtctgaccaACAAACCTgatacaagcatacagctaatacaGTCAGATTTCAGCTATAAACACCAGATTTGGATGGGGAAAAGTTGCATTGCATGGATAATACTAAATTCAAGTGAGCTTCAGTCCACCTAGGAACTGTCAGATAGGCTCTCAAGCACTGTCATACCAACAAGATGTATTGTAGCATCACAGATATCCCCAATTAAATAACTAGAATCCTAGACCAGAAACTTtttataaaaaattatttttgtatttatatacaaAGAATATACAAAAATTACATAGAGCAGAGTTATAATCAgcattgatataaaaaaaaattttttttaacaacataGATTAGCATTAGTCATCTGAAGATTAAAGTCAATACATTACCAACCTCTCGTTAGCCTGAGCTAAGCTGTATTAACCAATTGTATCACTGGTTACTTAATGTACCTAAAGTGACACTAaggtccagggccggttctagctacaatgaggccaaagggcaaaagtaacttggcccCCCCTTACCCTAGCAATgacacccccccttccccgcagCTTCCAAGCTGACTCCCAGGATCCGTCCCACtactccctcagccacacaagaATCATTATATGTCCCCATtattcccctcctccttccccttataaattcacagtgtacacacattggcatcttacctaatccaggcaggacacaggaggctgcACCATGTTCTACACTCCTCCCCATGGCACCTCTCTTACTCGTTCCCTGcaagcatgtatggggtcaccataactggaggggaggggacacacaccTTGGGAGGCCCCtaaaggctctggggccctggggcaattgccccctttgcctctatggaagcacagGCCCTGCTGAGgtgcccagtttaacttaccggcggcttcttccagaccctgTAGTCGTACTGGCCCCTTGCTGCCATTCCACCCTGAAACGTTCAacagctgtgcccctccaaaagtTGCCTGACTTAGCTAGTTGCAGGCTACCGCACATGTGTGACCGCCAGCCCCAGCCCCGCTTTCCACACCAGtagccagagcaggatcatccacaagccaACATAAGTCCCAGGGGGTGTCAGGAGGCCCAACGGTCACTTTCTCAGGCCTTTTTTCCATCTTAGAACTATAAAAACCACAAGGAGGAGCCAAAGCTACCACCTTGCCTAGGgaacccatttcatcttaatccatctctgcccgTAGCCAGGAGCCTtcggcgcatgcacagtagctatTTTTATGAACTGTGCAAGGGCAGAATGCTGCTGGCTAAGGTAGTGCAATGGATGCAATGGCCTGGAGCCATACATGTAGTTTTCAGAGGGGATAGCTGCTGAATGGATCAGAGTGGAGAGAGAGCGAGGGACCAggatgactacagggggctgaaagaagtcaCAGGTTAGTTAAAGGAAACGTCCGGGCAAATGAAAAAattaaaatccacttacctggggcttcctccagcccctggcagccgtcctgtgaccTTGCCGCAActccggtggctcccagtctCCTCCGCAGCAGATGCCGACCTGCGCTCCACCGGGCGGCTAACGTGATCATGCTTacatcatcaggactgtactgcgcaggccgacCCGGAAGCACACCTAACGAAGTCGGCACCTGCAGCAGAAGTGaacgggagccactggagctgcggcaaggacacaggacagctgccaggggctggaggaagccccaggtaaatggatttttgttttttaatttgcctggacgtatcctttaaactGGTCACCTTTTTGTCACTTTAGGTTTCCATAAATAATATCATGCTTGTACAGCAAATCTTTCATAATTCAAAACAGGACTGAATACAGTACATAGTTCTCTACAgcaaatataataataaataacaggaCAGGCTACCTGCAACCACACTCTACTACTTTCATTCCTTCATAATTTTTCTTAATGACGGGGCTCTTTCTGTCCTCTTTGTAAACAACCTGCAAGGACTCCAGCTTGGTTGGTACACAGCAGACACTTCCAACATCTTTTGGCTTTTTGATGTGCATTAATGACTGGATTATTGCATGTTTTGTAGGGGTCACATTATCTGTCAGTGGATAGTAACATCTTCCGACACACTGGCCAGCATCATAGCTTGGAGGGTAAATAATGATGTTGTCCCAGCCAATATCCTTGAAATTCACCATCAGAGATACTTTTTTACAATGGTCTCTTACTGTACTGCGTTTTAATCTTGATCTCCCTTTAGTTACGTTTCTCCGGACCTCCGTGTGACTAGCTGAATTGTTTTTATAATATATATCGAGGATGTTCTTTTGCTCATGAAGTATCATTTGGTTTGGCTCCATCATCTCTTTCAATTGGTTGCCATGATGGTctgaaaaaactattaaaataggTTGATAACTGCTGTCAAATAAAATGTCAGACATTCTAGATTGGTTGCAAGAATCTTGACCTGTTTTGGGATTTAAGGAAAGTTCCAATTTTTGTGTTTTCTTCTTAGTAGAAGTCCATTTATTTACAGTTTCAGTGACATCAATTGTTACCGATTCATCTGTTCTAACATCTTTAGATGCCAACAAGGAATTTAAGGTTTCTGAATTTCTAGAGGTTTCTTTGTGCACCACCTCAAATAAACGAAGATGTTCAACACCCCAGTTGCTAAAAGTAGTCTTCAGTATGAGTTCTGCCTTTGTTACCTCTTCTTGCTTTGGAATACTAATGTTGAATTGAAAAATATGACTGTACGTACAATTTTTCTGCAGTGATGATAGGAATATATCTGCAAAAGAGCACAATGCAGTTACTGGCAACGGTAGTATTAAGCAGTTTTTATAAGTGATTTTGCTAGCTAGCAAGGCATGTTGATGTttgttacagttttttgcttaaaTGAAATACCCGCACCAGCATATGCACAGCATGGTGGCTTGTATTTTCAACTTGCAGTGGGACACAGATtcatttctcagcatgggcattgAGGTTGTACGTTCTCTGTGTATGCTTTGGTTTTCTCTAGCCACTCTAGTTTCTACCCACATCCCGCGAAACACTAAAACTGTCCTGAGCACATGGTATGGATATTCAAATATGGCTACAGCATGCTGCCCCAAGACAACAGGCCAACCCtgccactccactggctacccataaaatggaaaaCCCTGTTTTAGGAGAAAAGGAGAATAGAATTGTAACCACCAGATATAGGTAATTCTACAACAAAGTCCAGTGAAAGCATACCCCAGGGGCCGGAGGGAATAGGTAAAGGTTCCAGTAACCCGAAAAGCTTACTCCTGCACAAACAGGTCAGGCATATACATATTGCTTACAATCTCGTGACATATTAGGCCATCAAAAACACAGAGGCACTCAAAGGTATATAAAACtgaattaaaaattaaaatgaaaaaaaaaaaaaaagatgtggcttacctcaataatgacaactTCATATAACTGTAACAAACATagaagagacagctgcggtgaacagcgataccaccgcagctgcctccatctccctgcctagcgtTCTATCCGGGCCTTGAGCGTCTAGCACGccaaggacgggtttgtcagcagcacatagggttgcattgtcgtgtgtgcgcgtgcacagacgggacctttatgcggggaggaggcgcgtcagctgaccggccggccggctgacgtcagaggagacgctcgccgctcctcattggttgatgggagtgggcgtgccgaaggggtctcctctgcttcttaagctttgCTGATTCActcgcaagttgtctgctgttgcgaatacttcgtgttagcgctcaggccttagatagatccggtgtgctttgatccgcgaGGAAACCTGAAATTTCACACAGTGAAaggattgtttgatagctataattataatctgAATACtgctattatctgtgtatgactgatatatatatatatatacactgtacagcgctgcgtaatatgtcggcgctatataaatactaaataataataatatgactcttgctcgttctgactactcttactctcagtgattctgtacttctgcccatctgatcttgctgacgactctgcctgttaaaaccttcttgcctttgccttctgattttgtaccgtatctgtctgtctgttgccaactcgattagtctgaccactctactctcaccagagggcccttgtctctggtgaggggctctgtactgttagtgcccaccagctcctctagtgaagtatagctaaacctatcagtactactgttgcaccaagcaccataCTTGCTATCTCATCAGctgctggtatacttgtattattggtgattctgcagatcaccatataatcaggtatatatctctctgttacttgctgacacatattgttacagaacagcagaccaaaatgtctatggacgcactgtgcagccaagttggggccttgaccacagcggtgaacaatttaaccgtgttggtcaatacccaacagactcagatcacccagctgtctgaagttgtgcgaaccctccagcctGCAACCgcaccagtgcagtcccctccagttGTAGATCTTAGAATGCCtctccctgaaaagttttcagggcacaaatctgattttcagaatttcagaaatcgttgcttctcttactttgagatgagacctattTAATCAGGGACAGCGGGTGACCTTTATTAAAACCCtattatcaggggattcacagacataGGCATACAGTCTTCCTAGTGATCATGAGGCATTAtcttcagttcaggagttttttaagactATGGCTATCATATACGATGATCCTGATATCGCAGTCACTGCTGAAAGGAAGCTAAAGACCCTCAGACAGGGACGTAACATGGTGGAAACTTATGccgcagaatttagaaggtgggctgtgtcggctagatggggacagttcgctttattagattgtttcttaacGGGGTTATCTGACCCGGTCTCTGATGTGATGCTAGCTCATCCAGAGCCAAAGACTGTCGATGAAGCGATTGCATTGGCGATAAAGATTGATCGCCacattcatagttacatagttattatggttgaaaaaagacatacgttcatcgagttcaaccagtacaaaggcaCTCGTTATCAAAGGCAGACTCGTGGAAGATACTCTGTGAGGTCTGTTCCTAACGTCTCTCCgtcaccttctcctcctccagatgaaccaatgcaaatcggacattctaaaTTATCAGAGGTAGAGAAAAACCGAAGACGGTCAGAgagactctgtttatactgtgcagaaaagGGTCATGTAGTTCAGagctgccctaagaagtcgggaaacgctgccgcctaggtgtagttagaggtactaccctaggcgagccggcATTACCTCTAACTGATAATCGCTTGCTCCTCCCCTGTTCTATCAACTGGGAAGGTCAAGATGTGTCCACTCAGGCATTTGTGGACtcgggctctgcagccaattttattgactatgaCTTTGTTAAGAAATTAGGGATTCCCCTAATCCCTTTAGACAGACAGGTGGAGGGGGTGCTTAAGCAGTATGCAGAATTTGCGGATGTTTTCTGTCCCAAgtcggcagacaaacttcctccacaccgaagttttgactgtcccattgagttaCGGCCagtttgtatgccccctagaggtcatttgtataacctttctagtcctgaaaaacttgctatgcaggattacattaaggAAAACCTGTCCAAAGGATTTATCCGTCCTTCTAAGTCTCCGGcccgagcagggttcttttttgtccgGAAAAAGGATGGTGGGCTTCGCCCGTGTATTGATTATCGAGGATTGAATAAGATTAccgtaaaaaatcgttacccacgcCACTCCCTCTAATTGATGATTTATTCTCCCAGGTGACTAATGCAAGTATTTTCTCTAAACTCGatctaagaggggcatacaacctggtacgcataagggagggtgatgaatggaagacggcgtttaacacacccgacgggcactatgagtaccttgtcatgcccttcgggttgtgtaacgctcctgctgtcttccaggagttgatcaatgaggtattcagagaagtcctggggaagttcgttctggtatatttggatgatatactgatcttctcatCTAACCTGACAGAACACAGGGAACATGTAAATTTTGTTTTGAAAAAACTTAGACAGCATTCCCTGTATGCAAAGTTAGAGAAATGTCTCTTTGAGGTGTCTGAAGTTCCATTTTTGGGGTATATCATTTCTACCTCTGggctttccatggacccaggaaaAGTCTCtgccgttctggagtggccacaacccatggggttgaaggccctccagagattcataggcttcgccaactattatagaagatttattaaaggatttttctcgagattcaggttCGTGATTACCTACAAGCCAGGTAGTaaaaatgttaaagcagatgccctgtctagatgttttgagcctgagacagttcagtCACCAACCCCTGAGAGCATTCTTCCAGAGAAGGTGGTCTTAGCTgccactgagacttgggaagattggtcTACCACTTTAGGCCCCTATCAACAAGATgttcccgaggggaaacctgagggggttctATTTGTACCACTTCCCTTTCGCCTGCAGATCTTGCAGttatttcatgcacataagaatgcagggcacccTGGGGCTGCTCGGACACAGGATCTGCTTtccagatgtgtctggtggccatctttggctctagattgtaaggaatttgtgaaGGATTGTTCCGTTTGTGCCAGGAACAAGCCGTCCCGTCAGGCTCCTGTGGGCACTCATTGCCAGTGCCTaaggagccatggacccatttgtccatggactttgtgggggaactccccaggtccgagggtaaaacggtcatctgggtggtagtcgacaggttcagcaagatggctcatttcattcCTCTGGACGGATTCCCCTCTGCCCAAGAACTGGTGGATaattcagcacattttccggttgcatggcatcccggagaatgtggtgtcagataggggagttcagttcgtgtccagattctgaagagccttttgtcatctggggatggacctgtcattttcctccggctaccacccacagaccaacgggcaaactgaaagggttaaccagtccttagagcagttccttagatgctatgtggctaATGCGCAATTGGAATGGGCGAAAttcttgccattcgcagaattcgCGCATAACAACTTGAAAAGGTTTTcctcaggcttttctccctttcaggtggtaacggggagatctcccaaattttccCCGTTGTCAGTGGTTACTTCTCCTTTTCctgctctggaggattggcagggagaattaaaggagatttggattatggttaaaaggaatttggaaaaggcctttcagacccagaaaaagcaggcagataaaaagcggtcagtggaatgggaatttgtaccaggagacatggtgtgggtttcaacCCGGCATCTGGCCCTGAAACACCCATCAGCAAAGCtgggccccagatttataggcccataccctgtttctaaaaagattaataatgtatCTTATGTCATTTCACTACCACCCAGTATTAAAGGTGTaaaatcattccatgtgtctctgttgaagccggctatgcatgtggattcctctcccctccccccctcccccctgtagtgattgatggggaacctgagtatgaTATTGAACACATTTTGGATTCTCGTCGGGTGCGTAATtcggtacagtaccttgttcattggaaggggtatgggcctgaggaaacGTCTTGGGTGCCGagtcatcgcatgcatgctgaggagcttaggaaaaagtttcatgagttgcatcctgagaaaccatgcaggacgtgtccggagtccacgcctcgaggggggggggggggtactgtaacaaacatagaagagacagctgcggtgaacagcgataccaccgcagctgcctccatctccctgcctagcgatctatccgggcctcgggcgtctagcacaccgaggacgggtttgtcagcagcacatagggttgcattgttgCGTCCGCGcgtgcacagacgggacctttatgcggggaggagg
This window encodes:
- the LOC137534132 gene encoding dorsalin-1-like, yielding MLGFTMTWNFSGTSIPEKTRMMLPQYMIDLYNQYADDRMTMPMVNMVRSFRAQDIFLSSLQKNCTYSHIFQFNISIPKQEEVTKAELILKTTFSNWGVEHLRLFEVVHKETSRNSETLNSLLASKDVRTDESVTIDVTETVNKWTSTKKKTQKLELSLNPKTGQDSCNQSRMSDILFDSSYQPILIVFSDHHGNQLKEMMEPNQMILHEQKNILDIYYKNNSASHTEVRRNVTKGRSRLKRSTVRDHCKKVSLMVNFKDIGWDNIIIYPPSYDAGQCVGRCYYPLTDNVTPTKHAIIQSLMHIKKPKDVGSVCCVPTKLESLQVVYKEDRKSPVIKKNYEGMKVVECGCR